One Faecalispora anaeroviscerum genomic window carries:
- the dusB gene encoding tRNA dihydrouridine synthase DusB has protein sequence MKLGSFQIESRAALAPMAGITDASFRQLCVDFGAGYVVTEMVSAQGLTYKNYKTNQLMKLSDTERPAAIQLFGDEPDYLARGAEIAMNFSPDAIDINMGCPAPKVCGTSGRGHGSGSALMKEPELCGKIVAAVKAAVNVPVTVKIRKGWDKNSVNAVEVAQICEAAGADAIAIHGRTREQMYQPSADWESIAAVKQAVKIPVIGNGDVTDAKSAAQMLEQTGCDMVMIGRAALGNPWIFHEVHAYLTTGILLPPPTLNERLLVMLRHVRTMCEDKGEDRAMREARKHTGWYLKGLPNAAAFRREAGQLTVFHDLELLAQKVLSATAGEIPRAL, from the coding sequence TTGAAACTGGGTTCTTTTCAAATTGAAAGCCGCGCCGCGCTCGCACCCATGGCGGGGATTACCGACGCATCGTTCCGCCAGCTGTGTGTGGATTTCGGAGCCGGGTATGTCGTGACTGAAATGGTGAGCGCGCAAGGCCTGACGTATAAAAATTATAAAACAAACCAGCTGATGAAGCTGTCTGATACAGAGCGCCCCGCTGCGATTCAGCTGTTCGGGGACGAACCGGATTACCTGGCGCGCGGCGCGGAGATCGCGATGAACTTTTCTCCCGACGCCATCGACATCAACATGGGGTGCCCCGCGCCGAAGGTATGCGGCACCAGCGGCCGAGGCCACGGCAGCGGCAGCGCGCTGATGAAGGAGCCGGAGCTTTGCGGAAAAATCGTAGCGGCGGTAAAGGCTGCGGTCAACGTGCCGGTAACGGTAAAAATCCGCAAGGGATGGGATAAAAACAGCGTCAACGCCGTAGAAGTAGCGCAGATCTGCGAAGCGGCGGGTGCAGACGCAATTGCCATACACGGGCGAACCCGCGAGCAAATGTACCAGCCCAGCGCGGACTGGGAGAGTATTGCCGCGGTCAAGCAGGCTGTTAAAATTCCCGTAATCGGCAACGGCGATGTAACCGATGCCAAAAGCGCCGCACAAATGCTCGAACAAACCGGCTGTGACATGGTGATGATCGGACGTGCAGCCTTAGGGAATCCATGGATTTTTCACGAGGTTCACGCCTACCTTACAACAGGAATCCTCCTGCCGCCGCCTACCTTAAATGAGCGGCTTCTTGTAATGCTGCGTCATGTGCGTACTATGTGCGAGGACAAAGGGGAAGACCGCGCCATGCGTGAAGCCCGCAAGCACACCGGCTGGTACCTCAAGGGTCTGCCCAACGCGGCAGCCTTTCGCCGTGAGGCTGGGCAGCTGACGGTTTTTCATGACCTCGAGCTGCTGGCGCAAAAGGTGCTTTCCGCAACAGCGGGGGAAATCCCCCGCGCTTTGTAA
- a CDS encoding phage holin family protein produces MSKINWAQKLTSRKFWLAVAAFVVGVLALFGTDANTTQQVSGVILSLGAVVAYIAGEGYVDGQTAGENKTE; encoded by the coding sequence ATGAGTAAAATCAATTGGGCGCAGAAGCTGACATCTCGTAAATTCTGGCTGGCCGTGGCCGCTTTTGTGGTGGGTGTGCTGGCGCTGTTCGGAACAGACGCGAATACCACGCAGCAGGTCAGCGGCGTCATTTTGTCGCTGGGCGCTGTTGTTGCTTATATCGCCGGTGAAGGGTATGTTGACGGGCAGACGGCGGGGGAAAACAAAACCGAGTAG
- a CDS encoding arsenate reductase/protein-tyrosine-phosphatase family protein yields MKMLFICTGNTCRSPMAKGLFDQLLAERGITDITCDSAGLFANAGEPAAENAVVACLELGVDLSVHRSKTLTREMLQSADLFVVMMQSHAGVLQSAGVPQEKIKVLGGGVGDPFGGSLAIYRASRDQIQKALEELLQELGY; encoded by the coding sequence ATGAAAATGCTATTTATCTGTACGGGCAATACTTGCCGCAGTCCCATGGCCAAGGGGTTATTTGATCAGCTGCTGGCTGAGCGCGGCATTACGGATATCACCTGCGACAGTGCCGGGCTGTTCGCAAATGCAGGCGAGCCTGCGGCAGAAAATGCGGTGGTTGCCTGCCTCGAACTGGGGGTCGACCTTTCCGTCCACCGCTCTAAAACCCTCACGAGGGAAATGCTGCAATCTGCCGATCTGTTTGTTGTGATGATGCAGAGCCACGCCGGGGTACTTCAATCAGCCGGGGTACCGCAGGAGAAAATTAAGGTACTGGGCGGCGGTGTGGGCGACCCGTTCGGCGGGAGCCTTGCGATTTACCGCGCCAGCCGCGACCAGATTCAGAAGGCGCTTGAGGAACTGTTACAGGAGCTGGGGTACTGA
- the polA gene encoding DNA polymerase I — protein MMKLLVLDGNSILNRAFYGIKLLTTKDGHFTNAIYGFLTMLKKISDETQPDAVAIAFDRREPTFRHLEYDGYKAQRKGMPEELAEQMPVLKELLELLGYPLVEQAGFEADDILGTLAKASRQQGAECVIATGDRDSLQLVGDGVTVRLAATKFGQPQVTVYDTEKIREEYGVEPPQMIEIKALQGDSSDNIPGVAGIGPKGAGELIRSFHDIDNIYQNLDTIEIKEGMRKRLREGKDSAYLSHKLGTICTEVPIDTKLESYRPQPGDKAAAARLMARLELFSLIPKLGLDAPAKDTPERSEAAEALPVKVLVDGAGLLIPLQERGRADLTAVYDGNEISSLLLPIDGTVSVLKPDKAFLRALCGNAKIVKNIHNSKPFFAALERLGLEVKNLGMDTLLAAYLLNPTSSDYGVERLAAEYEVLVPNANGEYPDAARAALLPALVDRLTAEIEKNGQLDLLRNIELPLASVLARMETAGVAVDAAGIEEYGKGLQIRIDEIQSRIYEQVGYEFNLNSPKQLGQALFEKLGLHTGKKTKSGYSTNVEVLESLRYDHPAVEMILEYRGLTKLKSTYCDGLLKVIGPDGRIHSSFNQTETRTGRISSTEPNLQNIPVRTEQGRELRRFFIARPGWVLVDADYSQIELRVLAHVADDKNMIEAFRENADIHRITAAQVFRMPEEMVTPMMRSRAKAVNFGIVYGIGAFSLSKNIGVTRKEADDYIKAYQAHYDGVQRYMNRVVELAKERGYAETLFGRRRYLPELTSSNFNLRSFGERVAMNMPIQGTAADIIKIAMIRVAERLTREKMQAQLILQVHDELIVEAPEEEAEAAAKLLTEEMQNAVSLSVPMLAEAKIGNTWYDAKE, from the coding sequence ATGATGAAATTACTGGTGCTTGACGGAAACAGTATCCTGAACCGCGCGTTTTACGGGATTAAGCTGCTGACCACCAAGGACGGCCATTTTACGAATGCCATCTACGGCTTTTTGACGATGCTCAAGAAAATATCTGACGAAACGCAGCCGGATGCGGTTGCGATTGCGTTTGACCGCAGGGAGCCAACGTTTCGGCACCTGGAATACGACGGATACAAAGCTCAGCGCAAGGGGATGCCTGAAGAGCTGGCGGAGCAGATGCCGGTGTTAAAGGAACTGCTGGAGCTGCTCGGCTACCCCTTGGTGGAGCAGGCAGGCTTTGAGGCCGACGACATCTTGGGAACACTGGCCAAGGCCAGCCGCCAGCAAGGCGCGGAATGTGTGATTGCCACGGGAGACCGAGACAGCCTGCAGCTGGTGGGCGACGGCGTGACCGTACGCCTTGCCGCGACCAAGTTCGGCCAGCCGCAGGTAACGGTGTACGACACCGAGAAAATCCGCGAGGAATATGGCGTGGAGCCGCCGCAGATGATCGAGATCAAAGCGCTTCAGGGAGACAGCTCCGACAATATTCCCGGCGTGGCGGGCATCGGCCCCAAGGGCGCGGGCGAACTGATCCGCAGCTTTCACGACATCGACAATATCTACCAGAATCTCGATACCATCGAAATCAAAGAAGGAATGCGCAAGCGCCTGCGCGAGGGAAAGGACAGCGCTTACCTCAGCCATAAGCTGGGTACCATCTGTACGGAGGTACCCATCGACACGAAGCTCGAAAGCTACCGCCCGCAGCCGGGCGACAAAGCGGCTGCGGCTCGCCTGATGGCTCGCTTGGAGCTGTTTTCGCTGATTCCAAAGCTGGGGCTGGACGCTCCGGCAAAGGATACCCCCGAGCGGAGTGAAGCGGCAGAGGCTTTGCCGGTCAAAGTGTTGGTCGACGGCGCGGGGTTGCTGATCCCTCTGCAGGAGCGGGGCCGCGCGGATCTGACAGCTGTGTACGACGGCAACGAGATTTCTTCTCTGCTCTTGCCCATAGACGGTACGGTGTCGGTTCTCAAACCTGACAAAGCGTTTTTGCGCGCGCTGTGCGGCAACGCGAAGATCGTAAAGAACATTCACAACAGCAAGCCGTTTTTTGCCGCGCTGGAGCGCCTGGGGCTGGAAGTTAAAAACCTCGGCATGGATACTCTGCTCGCGGCCTATCTGCTGAACCCAACGTCGTCAGATTACGGGGTGGAGCGGCTCGCGGCGGAATACGAGGTACTGGTGCCGAACGCGAACGGGGAGTACCCGGATGCGGCCCGTGCGGCGCTTCTTCCCGCTCTGGTTGATCGCCTCACAGCCGAAATTGAAAAAAATGGTCAGCTTGATCTGCTAAGAAACATTGAGCTGCCACTTGCCAGTGTACTAGCCCGCATGGAAACCGCCGGTGTTGCGGTGGATGCAGCCGGTATTGAGGAATATGGCAAGGGCCTGCAAATCCGCATCGACGAAATCCAGAGCCGCATCTATGAACAGGTCGGCTATGAATTCAATCTGAATTCCCCAAAACAGCTTGGGCAGGCATTGTTTGAAAAGCTGGGGCTCCACACGGGTAAAAAAACAAAAAGCGGCTACTCCACCAACGTGGAGGTTCTGGAAAGCCTGCGCTATGACCATCCTGCGGTAGAAATGATTTTGGAATACCGCGGGCTGACGAAGCTCAAATCCACCTATTGCGACGGGCTGCTGAAGGTGATCGGGCCGGACGGGCGGATTCACTCGAGCTTTAACCAGACCGAAACGCGCACGGGGCGCATCAGCTCCACGGAGCCGAATCTACAGAATATTCCCGTGCGCACCGAGCAGGGCCGCGAGCTGCGCCGCTTTTTTATTGCCCGGCCCGGGTGGGTGCTGGTGGACGCCGACTACTCGCAGATTGAGCTGCGGGTGCTGGCCCATGTGGCTGACGATAAAAATATGATCGAGGCGTTCCGCGAAAACGCGGATATTCACCGCATCACCGCCGCTCAGGTGTTCCGAATGCCGGAGGAGATGGTCACACCGATGATGCGCAGCCGCGCCAAGGCGGTCAACTTCGGCATCGTGTATGGCATCGGCGCGTTTTCGCTGTCAAAGAACATCGGCGTTACCCGCAAAGAGGCGGATGATTATATCAAGGCGTATCAGGCTCACTACGACGGCGTGCAGCGATATATGAACCGTGTGGTAGAGCTGGCCAAGGAGCGCGGTTATGCCGAAACGCTTTTCGGCCGCCGGCGCTACCTGCCGGAGCTGACCAGCAGCAACTTTAATCTGCGTTCCTTTGGTGAGCGTGTTGCGATGAACATGCCGATTCAGGGCACCGCGGCGGATATTATTAAAATCGCGATGATTCGTGTGGCGGAACGACTGACCCGTGAAAAAATGCAGGCGCAGCTCATTTTGCAGGTGCACGATGAGCTGATCGTCGAAGCACCGGAGGAAGAGGCCGAGGCTGCGGCGAAGCTGCTCACAGAAGAAATGCAAAATGCGGTTTCGCTTTCCGTGCCGATGCTGGCGGAGGCCAAAATTGGCAACACATGGTATGACGCAAAGGAATAA